The sequence below is a genomic window from Candidatus Cybelea sp..
TCGCCGGCATCGGAATGCCGCTAATGCGTGAAGTCGCGGAGATGTACTACCTCTTCGATAGCGGCTTCACGCTCGACGATGCGGCGCTGCGCGCGCGCCTCGGCGAATGGAGGAAGACGCCGCTTGCCGACGGTATCGCGCAGACGACTGCCTGGATGCGTTGAGGCTTACGTACCGGCGTCGGCGCCTTCGTGCAGAACGAACTTCACGATCAGCCGATTGAGCGTGGCGCCGGCAGCGGGGCTGCCGTAATTCACGTAGAGTTCGTTGCCGGCGGCGAAGCGCTGGTGATACGCGAGCGCGAGGTTGTTGCCGATCTGGGTCGCGAATCCGCCGTAGCCGTTGATGTCGCGCAGCTCGAGGCTAAAGCTGCTGTCGCTGCTGATGTTATAGCCGAGCGAGACGCGCCGCAGCCATTGCGAATCGAGCGTTCCGTTGGTGAGCGACCGCTCGTAGGTTCCATCGTACTCGAGGCCGAGGCTGAGGCGGCGCGTGAGCGGGCGGCTCGTTACGATCGAAAATAAGTGGACGTAGTTGTCGCCGAACGGCCCCCAAGAATAGTTCGTGTCGATCGGAGAAGGCGTGCCGTCGCGGTAGCCGACGGGGACCTGATAGAGGTTGAAGGGCTGCGTGACGCCGTCGAGATAGCACGGATAGCCCGTGAAACTCGATTGATACAGGATTGGGCCGCTGCAACCAGGGCCCGCCGGAACGCCGTACGATCGAAGTTGCCCGACCTGCTCGCCGATTCCGTTGAAAGAGAACTGGTTCTTGAAGACGCTGTTGAAGAAAAGCTGCGTGTCGGCTTGATGCACGGCACCCGATTCGTCGATAAAGCGATCCGCGGTGAGGAAGATCGACCAGTTCTTGATCGCGGGCGACGCGCCGGTGAGGTTGGTGTAAAACGTCGGGCCGCGGATATCGGAGTTTGCAGTGAAACCGTCGATCGGGTCGTAGTTCGGCGAAACGTCGAAGTAGCCGCCGTTGATCTCGAAGTTATTCTTGTGTCGGTCGATCCAGAACTGTCCGAGGTTGGCGTGTCCCTGCGGGACCCAGCTCCCGTTCTCGAACGAATAATCGGCGTAATAGATCATCCCGTTTTGAAGATCGCGCGCTTCCACGCCGTTCTCGATCGTCGTATCGCTGCCGGAGACGCTGTGATTGGCGAAGACGCCGTCGCTCCAATAGATGAACGAACCGTTCGGCATCGCGTGCTCGTAACCGTAGGCTTGATCGGAGAACGTGTTGTTGCTCGTTTGGTCGTAGCCGTGAAACGTCAGCGCCCCGAAGCTCTGGTAGTTGCCGAAGGTTCCCTCCATCTTCGCGCCGCTATCGAACGGCCCGACCGACGGAGAGTAGAAGACGAGATTCGGCGCCGTCGAGGCCGGCCCGGTCGCCGAGCGCGGTCCCGAAGAAGCGTTGATGAAGGCCGCGCCTTGCGAGAAAAACGGCCGGTACTCGATGAGCTGGCGCTGGAACTCCTGAGGGACGATCGTCTGCTGATCGATCTCGACGTTTGAGAAATCGGGATTGAGCGTGCCGACGAAACGGATCGTCGGCGTGATCGGATAGCTGACGTCGCCGCCGAACGAGCGCACGTGCATCGGTAAGAACGTGCCGTCGGCCTGCTGGAAGAGATTACGATCTCCGCCGATGCTCGCCAAGCCGTAGAGATCGGCGCGAGGTTTTGGACGCGCCGCCGCCGAGGGCGCGAGATCGAACTGTGCGCCTGCCCAGAACCGCGTATCTTGAAAGGTCGGCCAGGTACCGCTCGCGGAGTCTCCCATGATCGTATCCCAGACCCACGAGAGGTGCTCGCCGCGCGCCGCGATGCCGCGAACGAACTGGATGCGCCAGGTTTGCTTCCCGCCGCGCGGCACCCGTAGAACGTCGAGCGGAATAATCAAGACCGCGCTCCACGATCCGGTGCCGACGCGGCCCGCAGATGTCCAACGGGGGCGGAAACGGACGTTTTCGTTGGCCTGTTCGTATCGGGCGCCGCGCGGCGTCGTTTCGAAATAATACGCTTGACTGCCGCCGCCGCTCGTATCGAGACCGATGCCGACGAAGTCGTCGAGGCCGAATCCAACGTCGTTGGTGGTCTGCGAGGCCGCGATCGGCACGCCGTCCTGTTCGGCTTTGAAGCCGACATAGAGATTCTTGTCATCGTAGAGCAGATACGCCGTAGTGGTATAGCGTGACGGCTGTCGCGTCGTCACGTTCTGCCACGGCCCGTGTTCGGGAACTTCGCCGGCAGCCCAGGCCGGATCGGCCAGCGTCGGATCCAGCGTCAGCGGATGCGCCGCGCGCGCAACGGGAAAGGAGAAACTCGCGGGAACGGCAGCGCGAGCCGGCGCGCACACCACCGCAAGCGCAAAGCCGATGCAAAGGCCAATTCGAAAGATGTAGCTCACTGTCGAGAGGTCTCAAACCGCTGCTACACCCACGCAGCGCGCGAGGTTTCGAAACCCGATGCTTTTGCGCAATTGATTCCTATTGATAACAGCACCGCGCGCACACCCGCGTCGCGCGTCACCCCCGTCGCGTGTCTCGACCCACATCGGTGTCACCCTGAGCTTGTCGAAAGGGTTGTCGAAGGGCGGGCGCTTGGTTGCCAGTTGCAAGCGCCATGAAACCCCGAGGCCGGCCGGGGGTACTATGTCGCGATGAGACTCCTACGTTTGCTCTTCGCCGCAAAAACGGCCATCTTTCGCACGTTTCCGCTGGTCCGCGATACTCGCGTTCCGTTATCACTCAAGCTAATCGCCGCCGCCGTTGGGCTGCTCGTGACTTCGCCGGTCGATATCTTCAGCGACATCCCGGTGCTCGGCGCGCTCGACGACGTCGCCCTGTTGACGCTTCTTTGCATGTGGTTTGTCGGTCAGGCGGCAAAGCACGTCGAGCCCGTTCCAGTGCACCGGCGCTCCGGCAGCGCGCTCGCTATTCGATAAGCGTGATTCGCCGCGCGGCGTTGATGCTTGCGTTGATTGCGAGCGCACCGCAAGCCGCGGGGCGCCGCGCCCGACGATCTCGTTTCCGTCACACAAATTTCCGCGCCACCACACGCAGCCGCGTGACGGGTGGTTTACGGGACCACGATTTTAAGCGGCATTCCGGTTTGATCGTCGCAGCAGCGGGCGCGGGACGCGGAGCGGCTTGGCGGCCTCGTCGAAGGCCTCGACCGGAAGACCGATCGTTCCCTGGCCATCGGGATATCACAAACCGCGCCGCGCCACCAGTGCAGTGCGCAGCGTGCCGCGCGCTAGCCGGCCTCCCGCAGTGGTATCGTCGTTAGCGGCGGTCGGCGGCTCGCGCCGTGCTAACGGGAGGAAAAGGACGACTGCGGCGACGCCGGCAAGCACTGAATACCCCTTGCAGCGCGCTTAATCATTCGGCGATGCCGCTGCGAGGCCGAGCGCGCTGGCCGGCAGCCCGTGGGCGACGCGGGCCTTCGTCAGCCGTCCGCCCGCGCCGATGCTATACGCTCCAATCGTCCTGCTCTTCAAACTGAGGACGAAAAGAGAGCGGTCGTCGGATGAAATGGCCAGGTCGGCCGGGGTCCGA
It includes:
- a CDS encoding YkvA family protein; its protein translation is MRLLRLLFAAKTAIFRTFPLVRDTRVPLSLKLIAAAVGLLVTSPVDIFSDIPVLGALDDVALLTLLCMWFVGQAAKHVEPVPVHRRSGSALAIR